In the Microcoleus sp. FACHB-672 genome, one interval contains:
- a CDS encoding phosphatidate cytidylyltransferase translates to MPWSRILSGIVAIALALGMTLLGGWYFTLGFAIIVYLGQLEYFQLVRAKGIAPAGKTTLVVSQALLVISTISCPLADAVVPVAGTFICFYLLFQPKFATIADISASILGLFYGGYLPSYWVRLRSLDSASYSNLPMGGYWPETGLHIQTMPQGLIVTLLAFFCIWAADIGAYTFGKSFGRTRLSEISPKKTVEGAVFGVAGSVAVALAGAWYLQWPAWEWTGLALGLLIGIASLLGDLTESMMKRDAGVKDSGQLIPGHGGILDRADSYVFTAPLVYYFVTLLLPLLQS, encoded by the coding sequence ATGCCTTGGTCTCGTATCCTCAGTGGAATTGTTGCGATCGCCCTTGCTCTGGGGATGACTCTCCTAGGAGGGTGGTACTTCACCCTCGGTTTCGCTATTATTGTCTATCTGGGCCAGTTAGAATACTTCCAGCTAGTTCGAGCCAAAGGAATTGCGCCCGCCGGCAAAACGACCTTAGTCGTTAGCCAAGCTTTGTTAGTAATTTCTACCATCTCTTGTCCACTCGCTGACGCTGTCGTGCCGGTAGCGGGGACGTTTATTTGTTTCTATCTGCTGTTTCAGCCAAAATTCGCCACAATTGCTGATATTTCCGCTTCAATTTTAGGACTGTTTTATGGGGGTTATTTACCCAGTTATTGGGTGCGTTTGCGCTCATTAGACAGTGCTTCATACAGTAACCTGCCAATGGGCGGATACTGGCCAGAAACCGGCCTACATATACAAACAATGCCACAGGGATTGATCGTAACCCTGCTGGCCTTCTTTTGTATTTGGGCCGCTGATATTGGCGCTTACACTTTTGGTAAATCTTTTGGACGGACTCGCCTTTCTGAAATCAGCCCGAAAAAGACAGTTGAAGGAGCAGTCTTTGGAGTTGCCGGCAGTGTGGCGGTGGCATTAGCTGGGGCGTGGTATTTACAGTGGCCGGCTTGGGAGTGGACAGGTTTAGCACTGGGTTTGCTCATCGGGATCGCCAGTTTGCTGGGCGACTTAACCGAGTCGATGATGAAGCGTGATGCCGGCGTTAAAGATTCTGGCCAGCTAATTCCCGGACATGGTGGCATCCTAGATCGCGCTGACAGCTACGTTTTTACGGCTCCCTTAGTTTATTACTTCGTCACCCTTTTGTTGCCTCTGTTGCAAAGCTAG
- the cbiT gene encoding precorrin-6Y C5,15-methyltransferase subunit CbiT, with product MLWPYITPGIPDELFERLPGIPLSKREVRLLIISHLRLKADSVLWDIGAGTGTIPVETGLLCPQGRIIAVERDEEVVSLIQRNCERFSVRNVDIIEGSAPECLKNLPQKPHRVCIEGGRPIKAILQEVWRYLLPQGRVVVTAANLESLYAISESFSELQVRNIEIVQSAVNRLETRGTHQVFAAVNPIFILSGEKLD from the coding sequence ATGCTTTGGCCTTATATCACCCCTGGCATTCCGGATGAGCTGTTCGAGCGCTTGCCCGGAATTCCCTTAAGCAAGCGAGAAGTTCGGTTGCTGATCATCTCTCACCTGCGTTTAAAGGCAGATTCTGTGTTGTGGGATATTGGTGCCGGCACCGGCACGATCCCTGTGGAAACCGGCTTACTCTGTCCCCAAGGTCGAATTATCGCCGTCGAACGGGATGAGGAAGTCGTCAGCTTGATTCAACGTAACTGTGAGCGCTTTAGTGTCCGCAATGTAGACATTATTGAAGGCAGCGCGCCGGAGTGTCTCAAAAACCTCCCGCAAAAACCTCACCGGGTGTGCATTGAGGGAGGACGCCCGATTAAAGCGATTTTGCAAGAAGTTTGGCGCTATTTGCTGCCCCAAGGTCGAGTTGTGGTGACAGCAGCCAATCTGGAGAGTTTATATGCCATCTCAGAAAGTTTTTCTGAACTGCAAGTCCGCAATATTGAGATTGTCCAGTCTGCCGTCAACCGGCTAGAGACGCGCGGCACTCATCAGGTCTTTGCCGCTGTCAATCCTATCTTTATCCTCAGCGGTGAAAAATTGGATTGA